Below is a genomic region from Spartinivicinus marinus.
AATACGACACTGGCATAAGTCGATTTCGCCGAGCCGGGGGGCATAAATAACATCACCCGTTTAATACTGCCCTGCTCGACTTGCTCCAGGGTTTTATTAATTAATTGATGATGTTCGGCGGGCTCAACGGTATCAGGGTAAAAACATTCACAGTCATCATCCGTGAGTGGCACGCCAGGAATTTCAATAAAACGACAGTAGGCGTCTAATGAGTTAGCAGCCCGTAAAGCCAATTTCTTTTCCAGCAAAGCTAAGAGTTTTAATTTCTCTGCCATGGTCATGACAGTTTTTTCGTTAATTCCGCTATGCGCTTATCCAGTTCAGCTTCCGATAGGTTTTGGTTTTTGATGGTGCCGCTGTGTTCAACTTTATCAATAAAAATACCGTGACGACGGCCCAATAATTCCAGGGCTTTTAATTTGTCGTAGAGTTTGACTTTAACCCCGTGAGCGGTTTGGGAGATTTCCTGGATAGTGGCCGTTACTTCTGGGGATAAGGTATCAGAATCTTTTAATCGTATTGATTGGCAAGCTATGGCCGCTGAATGATTTGGCTCATCCTCATTGGACTCCAAGGTGATTTCACGCCAGTCAATTACATCAGTAATATGACTAAAGGCAATTTTGGCGAGTTCTTTTTCGATGCGGTCAGCTGTCACATCAAGACGATTACCCCGCTTCTGTTGTACTTCCCCTAACGCTGCTTGAATCTTAACATTTCCTAACAACCTGGCTCCTTGCTCACTGGCCGTCTTAGCACTATACCCCGCACGAATCGCTGCCTGAGTAGCATTTAAATCCACCAGGTATTCTTTGACAAACATTGCTTGCTTGGGGGTTAGCTTACCGCTCATTACTTCGTTCGCCCTCCCAGTTTCTCAGCCGTTCTCAGTGCACCTAAGCCTAACAGCGCCATGACCAGCTCTGTCATTACATCAAACGGCAGTTGTGGTCCTGGTTCGCCAGAGGCCCATTGCAAAATGGGATTAATCAAAAAGGTAAAGGTTAATCCCAGGCCACAGACCCAACCAATAAACGGACGCCAACCAGCCACAAATAAACTTCTGTGCTGGGCCTCTACCTTGTTCAGCTCAATTTGCAGCAAGCGCGGCTGCTGTCGTATGCGGGATAATAAAATCTCAGCCTGGGCACGCTCAGCGTCACTAGTCGTCACTTTATCCAGCACATTACCAATAGCTTCGATGGGCTCAGCTAAACCACCGCCTATTAATTTACTCCACCAACTCATGGTTACTCCTTCCGCCGACCCAGGTGGGCGGCAATATCCGTATAAATCCGCACCAGCACGCCAATGACACCGACAATAATCCCCAGTGCACTCAACCAATCCATAGTGCTCCACTGCTCAACGGTCGCGGCACCTATGACGGTGGCAGAGCCCACCACATAACTGACAACACCTGATTTATCCATCATCTCCCTCGACTAACTCAAAATGGACCAAATCATTAAAGGTCTGGTCACTCACTTGATGGTTACGATTCCAATCCCCACCCCAGCGCAAGCGATGCTTCATGCGTCCTTCTTTAAACAGCTTGATTGCTGTGCCCACCACCAAGCCACCTAAGTAATAAAACTGGTTATATTCCTCCCACTTAATCGGATAAGGCGCTACGTCTACAGCAAACGCCGGGAGTCGATTGTGTTTACTGTGGGGAAATAGCAACGTAGATTTACCTGCTACATAAGCCACATCTTGATCTTGCTGGTTGCGGTGACCAATTAAAATACTGCAATCACAGTCTTTAATGATCTCGCTGAATAAAACTTGTAGGTCTTCGTGACAGGTGGCTAAACGTTCTAATGATGTAGGGCTGAATTTTGGCATAAACTCCTCAGGATCTGGTTAGGGATAGTGAGGAGTTTTAATAATTTAATCAGGAGAAGTTAGGGGAAATTTTCTTTACTTTCACATAGAAGTGAAGACCTCTTATTATTTCAACTGAGCTATAATCAAACCAAGTTATATCAAACTGAACTAGTTCAAAATGCAAAAAAAACCAATCTTATTTATCTTAATTATAGCCTATAATTTAACCTACTTATCAAATGCAGACGAGCATTATATTCGTATTTACTATCATGAGCGAACACCTTACTACAAAATAGAAGATAATAAGTTAACAGGCATTGTTGGCAGCAAAGCTCAACAAATACTAGAAAAAAGCAAAGTTCCATATCGTTTATCAAACATACCTGCAGCACGCCAAATAGAAGAAGTCAAAATCAATAAGAAACATATATGTGCAGTGGGCTGGTTTAAAAATAAAGAAAGGGAGTTATTTGCAAAGTACACCATGCCTATCTACCAAGATAGGCCCGCAGTATTAGTTACAACCAAAAACCAGTTAAATGTACTCAATAAAAAAAAACATCGACAACTTGCTATCCGATCAAAGTTTATATATCGGCATTAAAATAGGATATTCATATGGAGGGTTTATAGATAAAAAAATTAGCCAGCATAATCCAAAAAAACTACGTATGTCTAAGGACAACCTTGGAATGATGAAAATGCTAAAAGCTAATAGATTTAACTACTTCATAGTCGCAGAAGAAGAGGCAGAAGAACTAGTTTTAGCAAACAAAGGTTTTTTTGCAATCCATAAACTTTCAGATCTTCCTCCAGGGAGTAAGCGTTATTTTATGTGTAGTAAAAAAGTAGACAATAGTATTATTGACAAAATCAATCAAGCCATAAAAAGTCTAAGCTTTTAAAAATATCGTAAGATATATTATCATGAAACAAACTCCAATAGTCATAATAGTCACAGTTTTTTGGTTTTGCAATATATATGCTAATGATACGATAACTTTTGATACATACCCTCCACTGACATATATAAACTCAAAAACAGGGAAAGCTGATGGACCAATAGTCCAGCTCATTAAATAAGCAAACAAAAATATCAACCATAAAATTGAAATACAACTTCACCCTATTTTGAGAATGTTTAAAAACTTAAAAAATCACAGCACACACGCAGCATTTGGCATGAGTTATAGAGCTGAAAGAGCCAAAAAATGGTATTATAGTTATCCAATAAATTATATAAATTATTCTCTATATGTTAACAAAACCAATCCATTAAAATATTCCAAACGAGAGCAATTAGAGGGTTATACAGTTGCTACTTGGGGGCCAACAAATATGTCTAAAACCTTGAGTGGTTTTGCTGAGCTCATTCCAAACCTAACGATTAAAATTTTCCCAGAATACAAGAATGTTTATAAAATGCTAGACAATGGACGATTTGGAGAAAAAGGAGCCATTTATGCTCCTGATTCCAATGCAGAACTATCAATTAGAAAAGAACTGTTGAGTAACATAAGATTTGCCGGAGTTGATAAAAAAAATATCTATTACATAGTTTTTGTCAAAGACACCACACCAAAATCCTACATTTATAAATTCAATGAAGCTATATTAAACCTATATAAAAATGGGAGGATGTCTGAAATTTACAACAGTTTCTCAAAACAAGGGATCATAGCTAAAGTACCTTTAAAAAATGACTTCAGAATATTGAGTCAATAAAAAGGAGTTATCTATCTATTACCCTAACTCCAAAACCACCTGTACCGGCTCCACCCCAACCTCCTCCTCCAAACCCTCATCCCTCAAAATATTCAACGCCTGCCGTCGACAGATACCATACTTAGCCGCCAGCCAATCCACCCGAGAGCAGCCACCACCGGACTTTATCGTGACATACTCCTTGCGTATTAAGTCATTACGCACCTGCTTAAACTGCTGCTTAGTGGGTAGCTCGATATGCTCACCCTGAAAGTAATCACTGAGTTGCTCTGCTGCCTCAAAACCAATGAGCGCTACTAGAATATGTTCATCCGTCATTCGATGTGGAATATACAACCGTGCCCCTCCCAGGTTTTGACCCAGCTTCAATGTAGCCTCAGGGCCTATGATTTCAGCGAGTTCATGTAACAGGTTCATAGCTTCCCCCTCGATCGAAACACGGTATTAGGCGGCTTGTTGAGCTCTGGCAAGTAACAACCTAATAGCCTTGATTGCACGGCCACTGGTGATCAGCTGATCGTTACAACGGTAGATATTCCAGCCCAGCAACGTGGCTTCATGATATTTTTCCATGTCACCTGCAAAGCCCTTGCCTCGATTATGGCGACCATTGATCCAGCCACCACCTTCCACCTCCACCGCTATTTTTTGATCAACCCAGGCAAAATCAAACCGCCACCGTCTAACAGGGTGAAAACGGTACTCCCTTATTGGTTGTGGCACTTTATAAGCTCGAAAGTGTACTTCCAACGTTGCTTCCAATTGACTCATATCAAACCCCTGTCTTTTTTATCACTTACATGGTCGTTCGTTGCTAGCGAAATAAACTACGTTTGTTGTATTGTTTAACTGGTCACAAAGACTGTTAAAACTCACTAGTTACGCATTGCCTCAGCTGCGCTTCCTTTCTTTTGCATCCGTACTTATTTGAGGCAATGCTTTTTTCTATTTTCCTTGTCGCCATAATATTGGTTGCTTTACACATCATTAGCAGTGAACTTCTTGTCTAAGTGGAGGTCATAGCTATTACGTTTACCTCCGTGTGTTTTATGCACTGCTTTGTTGTACTACCCCCAAGCCCTAAACCAGCGTTGACGAAGCAGTGCTTTTTTTATTTCCTTCCCAACATCCGATATATTTCGCTCATCGCCTCTCGCGGATTATCCAGCTGATCAAAGCCCTTTTGCTGTAAATACTTCTGCTGTTGAACATCGTGGTAGGCTTTATTTTTTTCCGCGATCGATTTAGGTGTTTCGTCTGTCAGCGCTTTGGGGATATCCTGCAGTGGCTCCCCTGCCATAACCTGTTGGCAAATCAGTTCATAATTTCGCTCAAATACTGGAAAAATATCTCGCTCAGGCATGGATTTTAATTCGAAAAATCCTGTGTTTCTGGCCGCTGAATACACCGCTTGATGACTCCAGTTGAGTTGGCCAGGATTTAATTCATGGGCTTTCTGACAAGCTTCCCGGTAGGCTAGCTGCGGCTTGGGTAAGCCAAAATCTTCTGGGTCACCATTGCACCAGGAAATAAATTTTCCAATGCTTGGGATAAAATCACCTGAAGCCTGGCGCGCTTTGTTCAAACCAATACGAACTTGCTCAACCTTGAGAATTTTGTTTTCGATAAATCCTTTGGTCCAATTGCGCTTAGCGCTGTTGAGGGTTTCTGTGTCAGCAAAGGCCTGTTTCCATGCAGGGAAAATACCCTGTAATTCACGAAAAATTAAATTGACTAACTGGGCTGCATGCTCTGAGACATCCTGCGAGTTAGACTCCGCTTGCTGAGGCTGCGGTTGATTAAAATTAATTCCTGAAATAATTTCACCTGATTTTTTCATCCTCAAATCCTCACAGTCCTAGGTTAAACCGCCAGCTGGTATCATCCCAGTCTAATTCGCTAGTGTTGGCTGGGCCGACCGGTTGAGTTTGTTTTTCAGCCGCAAATTTTTGAGCATTACGCATCCAGTTTCTCCAAGCCGATGCCCAACACTTGAACGTCGAACCCTTGGCTCGGTGGTAATCCAAGAATTTTTCAGTTTCAGCCACGAGATTTACCTGGATTAATTTTTCGTTAGCCCACTGAACCAGCTCGGGAGTCAACTGGAATTTTTCCGGTGCCTGGGTGGCTCGTTTGGTTGGCGATCGAGTTCGAGATTTCGAAATCGTGTTGGTTGGGTTTTCCCCCTGGGGGGGGACCATAGGGGGGATATTGTTTTTTGGTATAGTGTTTTTTGTCTTTTGTGTCTGGCTGATTTCTGCTAGTTTTTGTGGCCGGTTTCTGCTAGTCGAGTAGCCGTTTTCTGCTAGTTTTTCGTTTTCATTTGTAGCGGTTTTCGGCCACTTTTGTAGCGAATTTCCGCTAGTTTTTTGGCCGGTTTCTGCTAGTTTTGGCTCTTCAGTAGTAGCCATTTTCTGCCAGTTTTGTGGCCGATTTCTGCTAGTTTTGACTGTCTTAGGTTTTTGATAGATCCACTCAGATGTCACTAAATTGATACCCTTATTTCTCCCTTTCGTAAATAAAATATTTCTCGCTTTTAATATCCGTAAATCTGCATAGATATGTGAAATATCCCCCTCATAATGAATTAACTCGGCAATTTGTTGAGGTGCAATCCAATCCACTTCAAGATTGAAACCAATGGTTTTTCGGATAACTGCCATCAGGATTCGAAACTGACGACCACTAACATCTAAGCGCGAAATAGCTTCTATTAACT
It encodes:
- a CDS encoding terminase small subunit, whose amino-acid sequence is MSGKLTPKQAMFVKEYLVDLNATQAAIRAGYSAKTASEQGARLLGNVKIQAALGEVQQKRGNRLDVTADRIEKELAKIAFSHITDVIDWREITLESNEDEPNHSAAIACQSIRLKDSDTLSPEVTATIQEISQTAHGVKVKLYDKLKALELLGRRHGIFIDKVEHSGTIKNQNLSEAELDKRIAELTKKLS
- a CDS encoding 3TM-type holin; amino-acid sequence: MSWWSKLIGGGLAEPIEAIGNVLDKVTTSDAERAQAEILLSRIRQQPRLLQIELNKVEAQHRSLFVAGWRPFIGWVCGLGLTFTFLINPILQWASGEPGPQLPFDVMTELVMALLGLGALRTAEKLGGRTK
- a CDS encoding M15 family peptidase, encoding MPKFSPTSLERLATCHEDLQVLFSEIIKDCDCSILIGHRNQQDQDVAYVAGKSTLLFPHSKHNRLPAFAVDVAPYPIKWEEYNQFYYLGGLVVGTAIKLFKEGRMKHRLRWGGDWNRNHQVSDQTFNDLVHFELVEGDDG
- a CDS encoding transporter substrate-binding domain-containing protein, which produces MQKKPILFILIIAYNLTYLSNADEHYIRIYYHERTPYYKIEDNKLTGIVGSKAQQILEKSKVPYRLSNIPAARQIEEVKINKKHICAVGWFKNKERELFAKYTMPIYQDRPAVLVTTKNQLNVLNKKKHRQLAIRSKFIYRH
- a CDS encoding substrate-binding periplasmic protein → MNHKIEIQLHPILRMFKNLKNHSTHAAFGMSYRAERAKKWYYSYPINYINYSLYVNKTNPLKYSKREQLEGYTVATWGPTNMSKTLSGFAELIPNLTIKIFPEYKNVYKMLDNGRFGEKGAIYAPDSNAELSIRKELLSNIRFAGVDKKNIYYIVFVKDTTPKSYIYKFNEAILNLYKNGRMSEIYNSFSKQGIIAKVPLKNDFRILSQ
- a CDS encoding replication protein P produces the protein MKKSGEIISGINFNQPQPQQAESNSQDVSEHAAQLVNLIFRELQGIFPAWKQAFADTETLNSAKRNWTKGFIENKILKVEQVRIGLNKARQASGDFIPSIGKFISWCNGDPEDFGLPKPQLAYREACQKAHELNPGQLNWSHQAVYSAARNTGFFELKSMPERDIFPVFERNYELICQQVMAGEPLQDIPKALTDETPKSIAEKNKAYHDVQQQKYLQQKGFDQLDNPREAMSEIYRMLGRK
- a CDS encoding replication protein; the encoded protein is MNQLSESCKVLAFPSSEKPEFRKQGESVKVDINNGYMRIANELIEAISRLDVSGRQFRILMAVIRKTIGFNLEVDWIAPQQIAELIHYEGDISHIYADLRILKARNILFTKGRNKGINLVTSEWIYQKPKTVKTSRNRPQNWQKMATTEEPKLAETGQKTSGNSLQKWPKTATNENEKLAENGYSTSRNRPQKLAEISQTQKTKNTIPKNNIPPMVPPQGENPTNTISKSRTRSPTKRATQAPEKFQLTPELVQWANEKLIQVNLVAETEKFLDYHRAKGSTFKCWASAWRNWMRNAQKFAAEKQTQPVGPANTSELDWDDTSWRFNLGL